Within Sporosarcina sp. PTS2304, the genomic segment AATCCGCCTTTCCCCATAATATTCCCTGCAAGTATAAATAGGGGTAAAGCTAAATAAGAGAAATTATTGACACCGGAAAACATGCGTTGTATTAAAATCTCTAAAGATACATCACTAAAGAAAAGAGCACCCATTGAAACTAGTCCGATCGTGAAAGCAATGGGCATACCAAGAAATAGGAGAGTGAAAAACGCTACTAATATAGCTATAATCATAAACTAGCCTCCCCTTGGTTTGATGGATCGGGTTCTATAATATTTAAGATAATAAAGTAAATAGAAAATATCGCACTAATCGGAATGACGATATAAAATAGCCCCATTGGTAATTGCAATGTAGAAGAAGTTGTACTCATCGTCGCCATCGTTAATTTAAAGCCATAGACAGCAATGACTGCGAACATTCCAATGGTCACTGCATAAATGATGCGATCAATGACTTTCTGAAACTTTTCATTCGCTAGTCCAACAAAGTATCTGACACCTAAATGCATTCTTTCGTGGATTGCTAAACTCGTCCCTAAAAATGTAAGCCATATAACTAATAATCTTGCCAATTCTTCTGTTCCAGGTAATGAATACTTGATAAATCGCGAGAATACCTGAACGAATACGATAACAGTCAGACCTGTAATGACAAGTATGCATAAAGCAGTGATGATTTTTACAATCCATGATGTAATAGTAGATAACATGCTTTTCCTCCCCGTATACCGTATATTCTATATTTCCAAAAAAATCTCTCCTAATTCAAGGAGAGATTCAGTTCTTACCAGCCGGAAGCGTCTCTATAAACGTCCATTAGCTCTTGACCGAAGTGAGCTTCTTCCCATTTATCATATACAGGAAGCATAGCTTCACGGAATGCTTGCGTATCTACATCATCGTTAATCTGCATACCTCTCTCACCTAGAGTTTTAATATAATCATCTTCCATCTCATCGTTCTTCACTAATACTTCTTTAGAAATACGATCAGACTCTTCCAAGATTACTTTCTGGTCTTCTTCTGAAATCTTGTCCCATACATCGTTATCAACGACCATCATAATGGTGTTATAGAAGTGACCTGTTAAAGACAAGTATTTTTGAACTTCATCAAATTTTGGAGCTACAATGTTGGCGAGTGGATTTTCTTGTGCATCAAGCGCTCCTTGCTGAAGTGCGCCATAAACTTCACTGAAAGCCATTACTGTCGGCAGTGCACCTAGTTGCTCAAATGCATCAATTCTCAAATTCGATTCTGCAACACGAATACTCAAGCCTTTCATATCTTCCGGCTTTACAATCGGACGTTTGTTATTTGTAATGTGGCGGAATCCCCACTCTAGATATCCGATTTTCTTCATTCCTTGCTCATTCATTATATTTGCCAAGTATTCACCGAATTCTCCTTGGTATGCTTCACGGGCGTGGTCAATATCTTTCCACATATAAGGCAAGTCTTCAATCGCCATTTTTTTATCTAATGACTGCATCGTACCAACCATAATTGCGCCTGCTTCCATCGTTCCTAATTGCAATTGCTCAAGCATTTCTGTTTCAGATCCTAATTGACTGTTTGGAAAAATATCAATATCCACACGGCCTTCTGTTTTTTCTTCTACATTTTTAGCCATTTCATTGAGTAAATCTGATGCAGGGGTTCCTTCAGATAATGCATGACCCAGTTGCAATTTTACTGTTCCTCCATCTTTTCCATCCGCACTATCATTTCCACAACCAGCTAACGCCACTACGCTTACTACTGATGCAATAAGTCCTAACTTGAATTTCTTTAACATACGTTCTTTCCCCCTCGAAATTTACTAGTTTGTCCTACATTTTACTTTCATACCAGAAAGCGCTTACATCCAGCCTGCACTCTTTTCATACTTCCCTTGCAACAGTAGACGCCTCTTCTAAGTTTTTCTATTATAGTTCGTATGTATACTGTATACAGGATTTAGTTTAGAATACAATACCATGAATTGAAAGTCAATTAAATTTTTAGAAAGTTATATTTCCTGTTTAATATCCAATGTCTTTTACTCTTTTTTATTGAAAACTTACAAAAGAATAAAAATAATCATTTTACAAATCTAGTATTATTGATTACGATGGATTACGTATACTGTATACAGATGATAATTATAATTATAAATTTAAAGGAGTGCTTATATGCTGCATAGAATGAATGAGAAGATCAAAACGATTGAAGTCCCTGGAATTCGTGTGTTTTCAAATAAAGTGGCTCAAATGCCTGAGGGAATTAATTTAACTATTGGTGAGCCGGATTTTCCTACACCACAAAAGATAAAAGATGCGGGGGCTACTGCGATTGCCAATGATTTGACCAGTTATTCTCACAATGCAGGCTTATTGGAATTACGAAAAGCAGTATCATCATTTTTTGAGGATACGTATCATTTCCATTATGATCCTGAAACAGAGATCGTTATTACTAACGGTGCTAGTAGTGGTATCGATGCTATTTTTCGCTCTATTTTAACGGAAGGTGACGAAGTAATTTTACCTGTACCGATCTATTCTGGATATGAACCTATCATTCATTTATGCGGAGCAAAAGCAGTTTACCTAGATACAACTACTACTAACTTCCTGCCTGATCCCGAGCAACTGGAAAAATTA encodes:
- a CDS encoding TRAP transporter small permease — protein: MLSTITSWIVKIITALCILVITGLTVIVFVQVFSRFIKYSLPGTEELARLLVIWLTFLGTSLAIHERMHLGVRYFVGLANEKFQKVIDRIIYAVTIGMFAVIAVYGFKLTMATMSTTSSTLQLPMGLFYIVIPISAIFSIYFIILNIIEPDPSNQGEASL
- a CDS encoding DctP family TRAP transporter solute-binding subunit: MLKKFKLGLIASVVSVVALAGCGNDSADGKDGGTVKLQLGHALSEGTPASDLLNEMAKNVEEKTEGRVDIDIFPNSQLGSETEMLEQLQLGTMEAGAIMVGTMQSLDKKMAIEDLPYMWKDIDHAREAYQGEFGEYLANIMNEQGMKKIGYLEWGFRHITNNKRPIVKPEDMKGLSIRVAESNLRIDAFEQLGALPTVMAFSEVYGALQQGALDAQENPLANIVAPKFDEVQKYLSLTGHFYNTIMMVVDNDVWDKISEEDQKVILEESDRISKEVLVKNDEMEDDYIKTLGERGMQINDDVDTQAFREAMLPVYDKWEEAHFGQELMDVYRDASGW